TGATCGCCAGCACCACTCCCTTGCCCTTCAGGAGGGGGATCGTCAGGCCGGCCAGGGACCCCAGGGCGGAAACGGCGCGCGCCGTCACGACATCCGCCTCGACCTCGTCGATCACCTGCTCCGCACGGCCCCGAATAACCGTGACGTTCTCCAGGCCAAGATCCGCCACGACCTCGTTAAGCCAGATCACTCGGCGTTCCAAGGGTTCAATCAAGGTCAGCTGCAGATCAGGGCGGGCGATGGCCAGGCACAGGCCCGGCAATCCGGCGCCACTTCCGACGTCGGCCACTCGGGCGTTTTCATCGATCAGGTCAGCGACCACGGCACAGTTCAGCACATGCCGGCTCCACAAACG
This genomic interval from Arthrobacter sp. zg-Y820 contains the following:
- the rsmG gene encoding 16S rRNA (guanine(527)-N(7))-methyltransferase RsmG; protein product: MVETTPAERTAAEKIFGTRLELAERYVEHLATSGMERGLLGPREVPRLWSRHVLNCAVVADLIDENARVADVGSGAGLPGLCLAIARPDLQLTLIEPLERRVIWLNEVVADLGLENVTVIRGRAEQVIDEVEADVVTARAVSALGSLAGLTIPLLKGKGVVLAIKGRSAEEEIQKASKVIRKLGGRETSILTAGEDLLEEHTTVVRIRVG